The Candidatus Binatia bacterium genome has a segment encoding these proteins:
- a CDS encoding amidohydrolase family protein, which produces MRRTLTTGGLPLGPGLDAKYRASAQAFLNMVALLHTSGIRIVAGTDDVLPGFDLVRELEMYAQAGIPPAAALQAATIVPARVMKMDDSLGSLRPGKLADAIVVHGNPLENMAQLRNVGTTIKGGVMYDTRALYATAGVTAPAV; this is translated from the coding sequence GTGCGGCGGACGCTGACGACCGGCGGCCTGCCGCTCGGGCCGGGACTCGACGCGAAGTACCGCGCGTCCGCGCAGGCCTTTTTGAACATGGTCGCGCTGCTCCACACCAGCGGCATCCGCATCGTCGCGGGGACCGATGACGTGCTCCCCGGCTTCGATCTCGTGCGCGAACTCGAAATGTACGCGCAGGCCGGAATTCCGCCGGCTGCGGCGTTGCAGGCGGCGACGATCGTGCCGGCGCGCGTGATGAAGATGGACGATTCGCTCGGCTCGCTGCGCCCGGGAAAGCTGGCCGACGCGATCGTCGTGCACGGCAACCCGCTGGAGAACATGGCGCAGCTGCGCAACGTCGGCACGACGATCAAAGGCGGAGTAATGTACGACACGCGCGCCCTCTACGCAACCGCCGGCGTAACCGCGCCCGCAGTATAA
- a CDS encoding Uma2 family endonuclease, producing MIARVPLFASDADLLRISAENPGWRIERDAGGELLMTPPTGGQTSRRNARLTRLFDEWAEAHGYVSFDSNGGFRLPDTSVVAPDAALITNAAWCNLTAKQREGLFPGAPAVAVELCSHSDNPTDLRAKLERLRRCGTSYVVLVDPYRAAIWTDGTPPPDFDVDFESLLE from the coding sequence GTGATAGCGCGCGTGCCGCTGTTCGCGAGCGACGCGGACTTGCTGCGGATTTCGGCCGAAAACCCCGGATGGCGGATCGAACGCGATGCCGGCGGCGAGTTGCTCATGACGCCTCCCACCGGCGGCCAGACCTCTCGGCGCAACGCTCGGTTAACTCGCCTCTTCGATGAATGGGCCGAAGCGCACGGTTACGTCTCGTTCGATTCCAATGGCGGATTTCGCTTACCCGACACGTCGGTCGTCGCTCCCGATGCGGCGCTCATCACGAATGCAGCCTGGTGCAACCTGACGGCGAAGCAGCGCGAGGGCCTGTTCCCGGGAGCTCCGGCGGTTGCCGTCGAGCTCTGCTCGCACTCGGACAACCCAACCGATCTGCGCGCTAAACTCGAACGCCTGCGCCGATGCGGCACGTCGTACGTCGTCCTCGTCGACCCGTACCGCGCCGCGATTTGGACCGACGGCACGCCGCCGCCGGATTTCGACGTCGATTTCGAATCGCTGCTGGAATAG
- a CDS encoding CoB--CoM heterodisulfide reductase iron-sulfur subunit B family protein: MKVAFYPGCVSKGACPELYVATKAIAEPLGLELHELESAPCTGAGVLSEQNRDLADALNGLTLAMAEAQDADLMTICSTCQGVLSDHNYHLKNDAERMERANATIADQGFQYRGKTKVKHLLWMLFEDIGIDRIASKIKRKLTGLKIAPFYGCYILRPEEALGLRERPERKGYLEKLIALLGAEPVEYRGSTKCCGFPMITFNRDKALSMGGNHIMEAKEKGADLLVTPCPLCHLNLDGQQPDAARVLKKDIGVPIFHLPQLLGLAFGYDPAELRLNHHVVSTKGALEKVELKV, translated from the coding sequence GTGAAGGTTGCGTTCTATCCCGGGTGCGTCTCGAAGGGCGCCTGCCCCGAATTGTACGTTGCGACGAAGGCGATCGCCGAGCCGCTCGGCCTCGAGCTGCACGAGTTGGAATCGGCGCCGTGCACCGGCGCCGGCGTGCTCAGCGAGCAGAACCGCGACCTCGCCGACGCGCTCAATGGCCTGACGCTTGCGATGGCCGAGGCGCAGGATGCCGATCTCATGACGATCTGCAGCACCTGTCAGGGCGTCCTCTCCGACCACAACTATCATCTGAAGAACGACGCCGAGCGGATGGAGCGCGCGAACGCGACGATTGCGGATCAAGGTTTCCAATACCGCGGCAAGACGAAGGTCAAGCATCTGCTCTGGATGCTCTTCGAAGACATCGGCATCGACCGCATCGCCTCGAAGATCAAGCGCAAACTCACCGGCTTGAAGATCGCGCCGTTCTACGGCTGCTACATCCTGCGTCCGGAGGAGGCGCTGGGCTTGCGCGAGCGTCCCGAGCGCAAGGGCTACCTCGAGAAGCTGATCGCGCTGCTCGGCGCAGAGCCCGTGGAGTACCGGGGCTCGACGAAGTGCTGCGGCTTTCCGATGATCACGTTCAACCGCGATAAGGCGCTCTCGATGGGCGGCAACCACATCATGGAGGCGAAGGAGAAGGGCGCCGACCTGCTTGTTACTCCCTGCCCGCTCTGCCACCTCAATCTCGACGGCCAACAGCCCGATGCGGCGCGCGTGCTGAAGAAAGACATCGGCGTTCCGATCTTCCATCTGCCGCAGCTCCTCGGATTGGCGTTCGGCTACGATCCGGCGGAGCTGCGCCTCAACCATCACGTCGTCTCGACAAAGGGCGCGCTCGAGAAAGTCGAGCTAAAGGTCTAG
- the rpsF gene encoding 30S ribosomal protein S6, giving the protein MTDYEVTYILRPSLEESEVEARANAIAEIVKGQGGEVGAIERLGKKRLAYEIKDVREGTYVVMQFKSGAAASKELERQLKLHEDVLRALVVRLDGKMLTHMAALAAAAPPQAPPAA; this is encoded by the coding sequence ATGACCGACTACGAGGTAACCTACATTTTGCGCCCGTCGCTCGAGGAGAGCGAGGTCGAAGCGCGCGCGAACGCCATCGCCGAGATCGTGAAGGGTCAAGGCGGCGAGGTCGGCGCGATCGAGCGGCTGGGCAAAAAGCGGCTCGCTTACGAGATCAAGGACGTGCGCGAAGGCACCTACGTCGTGATGCAGTTCAAGAGCGGCGCCGCCGCGTCGAAGGAGCTCGAGCGCCAGCTCAAGCTGCACGAAGACGTGCTGCGCGCGCTCGTCGTGCGGCTCGACGGGAAGATGCTCACGCACATGGCGGCGCTCGCCGCCGCCGCGCCGCCCCAGGCGCCGCCCGCCGCGTAA
- a CDS encoding alkaline phosphatase family protein: MRSRAFLTIALLGVALAACAGGGGSLGSQPPIAAPATHPAGGSASQYLSNVVVIVQENRSFENFFAGYPGANAPMTGCASPSPKDGVRTLPPRPFGAIRRGSSSGCPPGDSQVTLHQDTFKNNPDLRHDWDSSLVDWNNGQMDGFSKWGTKHGQYQAYTYIEQSEIQPYWTMAQQYVLADEMFPTEFGGSFTAHLTLVAGTDDIKLPGEAEVDFPSKAPDDCDSPSGTKTSYITQSPYRKMHRFKGPFPCFDQFNTMAEVLDNAGVSWKYYATKFLDAGFWEPFEAIKYVRYGPDWNPNVIIAPQTKILTDPGYGQLAKVSWVTPSHADSDHPGYHGDEGPSWVASVVNAIGESSYWPTSAIIIVWDDWGGFYDNAAPPQLDYRGLGVRVPCLIISPYAKQGYVAHTQYEFGSILRFIEEVNGIPAGAIGPTAKGYTDGRAASLDDAFDFTQKPRSFTPISSKYPMSHFINEPPSDEPVDTQ; this comes from the coding sequence ATGCGCTCAAGGGCGTTCCTCACGATCGCGCTGCTCGGCGTTGCCCTCGCGGCCTGCGCCGGAGGCGGCGGCTCGCTTGGCTCGCAGCCCCCGATCGCCGCGCCGGCGACGCACCCCGCGGGCGGTTCGGCGAGCCAATACCTCTCCAACGTCGTCGTGATCGTTCAAGAGAACCGCAGCTTCGAAAACTTTTTCGCCGGGTATCCCGGCGCGAACGCGCCGATGACCGGCTGCGCCTCGCCTTCGCCGAAGGACGGCGTTCGGACGCTGCCGCCGCGACCGTTCGGTGCGATCCGGCGCGGGTCGAGCTCGGGATGTCCGCCGGGCGACTCGCAAGTGACGCTGCACCAAGATACGTTCAAGAACAATCCGGATCTGCGCCACGATTGGGACTCGTCGCTGGTGGATTGGAACAACGGCCAGATGGACGGCTTCTCGAAGTGGGGCACGAAGCACGGCCAGTATCAGGCGTACACGTATATCGAGCAGTCGGAGATTCAGCCGTATTGGACGATGGCGCAGCAGTACGTGCTCGCCGACGAGATGTTTCCGACCGAGTTCGGCGGCAGCTTCACCGCGCATCTGACGCTCGTCGCCGGAACCGACGACATCAAGTTGCCGGGCGAGGCCGAGGTGGATTTTCCGAGCAAGGCGCCCGACGACTGCGACTCGCCGAGCGGAACGAAGACCTCGTACATCACGCAGTCGCCGTACCGGAAGATGCACCGTTTCAAAGGACCCTTCCCGTGCTTCGATCAGTTCAACACGATGGCCGAGGTGCTCGACAACGCGGGCGTCTCGTGGAAGTACTACGCGACGAAGTTCCTCGACGCGGGCTTCTGGGAGCCGTTCGAGGCGATCAAATACGTTCGCTACGGCCCGGACTGGAATCCGAACGTGATCATCGCGCCGCAGACGAAGATCCTCACCGATCCCGGCTACGGTCAGCTCGCGAAGGTCAGCTGGGTCACGCCGAGCCACGCCGACTCCGACCATCCTGGCTATCACGGGGACGAGGGGCCGTCGTGGGTTGCATCGGTCGTCAACGCGATCGGGGAAAGTTCGTACTGGCCGACGAGCGCGATCATCATCGTCTGGGACGATTGGGGCGGATTCTACGATAACGCCGCGCCGCCGCAGCTCGATTACCGCGGTCTCGGCGTTCGCGTCCCGTGCCTGATCATCTCGCCGTATGCGAAGCAAGGCTACGTCGCGCACACGCAGTACGAGTTCGGCAGCATCTTGCGCTTCATCGAAGAGGTCAACGGCATTCCGGCCGGCGCGATCGGGCCGACTGCGAAGGGCTACACCGACGGGCGTGCGGCGAGCCTCGACGACGCCTTCGACTTCACGCAGAAGCCACGCTCGTTTACGCCGATCAGCTCGAAGTATCCGATGTCGCACTTCATCAACGAACCGCCGTCCGACGAACCGGTAGACACGCAATAA
- a CDS encoding sulfite exporter TauE/SafE family protein, with protein sequence MPSEHLAVLALATFVAGAMNSVAGGGSFLSFPALLLAGVAPISANATNNAAMWVGTLGSARGYREEIAEHRALLLPIVAASVAGSLIGALLLLATPPALFVRIIPWLLLFATVVFAASPLLGRESGAPPRHAPWQIAAQFAVAVYGGYFGAGMGILMLALLAFSGLPSLNAQNAIKNVLAVAINGIALVPFAIARIVDWRFAVPMALIALLGGYFGARFFRRVPQPLSRALVVVIGAAMTTVFFVKTFR encoded by the coding sequence GTGCCGAGCGAGCATCTCGCGGTTCTCGCGCTCGCAACGTTCGTCGCCGGCGCGATGAACAGCGTTGCGGGCGGCGGCAGCTTCCTCTCGTTCCCCGCGCTGCTCTTGGCGGGCGTCGCGCCGATATCGGCCAACGCAACGAACAACGCCGCGATGTGGGTGGGCACGCTCGGAAGCGCGCGCGGCTACCGCGAGGAGATCGCGGAGCATCGTGCGCTCTTGCTCCCGATCGTCGCCGCGAGCGTCGCCGGCTCGCTGATCGGCGCGCTGCTGCTGCTCGCAACGCCGCCCGCGCTCTTCGTGCGCATCATACCCTGGCTGCTGCTCTTCGCGACGGTCGTCTTTGCCGCAAGCCCACTGCTCGGACGCGAGAGCGGCGCGCCGCCGCGCCACGCACCGTGGCAGATCGCCGCGCAGTTCGCGGTCGCCGTCTACGGCGGCTACTTCGGCGCCGGCATGGGCATCCTAATGCTCGCGCTGCTTGCGTTCTCCGGCTTGCCGAGCCTCAACGCGCAGAACGCGATCAAGAACGTGCTGGCCGTCGCGATCAACGGCATCGCGCTCGTGCCGTTCGCGATCGCGCGCATCGTAGACTGGCGCTTCGCGGTTCCGATGGCCCTGATCGCGTTACTCGGGGGATACTTCGGCGCGCGCTTCTTTCGGCGCGTGCCGCAGCCGCTATCGCGCGCGCTCGTCGTCGTCATCGGTGCGGCGATGACTACGGTATTTTTTGTTAAAACTTTTCGCTGA
- a CDS encoding FAD-dependent oxidoreductase — protein sequence MTHDHDVIVLGAGLAGMRAALEAARCGADVAIVTKVHPIRSHSSAAQGGINAAIGELDSWESHAFDTIKGSDYLADQDAVEVMCREAPSDIIEFEHMGVIFYRGPDGKLGTRAFGGASQARTYFVGDITGQALLVTLYDQILKAGVKVYEEWFATKLFMEGGACRGLVALEMITGELHLLRSKAVVVASGGLGRLYEPSTNALICTGDGYSLAYRTGAPLMDMAMVQYHPTTLAGSGFLMTEAARGEGAYLLNSEGERFMKRYAPNKMELAARDVTSRAEATEIAEGRGIDGNVLLDLRHLGPEVILKKLPQIHEMALDYLGIDMIKEPVPVRPGMHYQMGGIKTDVEGATVIAGLYAAGEVACVSVHGGNRLGANSLLDTIIFGRRSGRASAGYAKGTPASAGGEDLLRAEQQRLEALLARPYTGETCAGLRLELAVMMDKKVGLYRSDAGLHEALDEILKMRKRYDNVAVGDKGRVFNQALTFVLELGFLFDCGEAIIRDALVRKESRGAHTHVDYPERNDADWLKHTLLTLKAEGQEPEISHVPVTITRWKPEVRSY from the coding sequence GTGACGCACGACCACGACGTTATCGTCCTCGGCGCCGGTCTCGCCGGCATGCGTGCCGCGCTCGAGGCCGCCCGCTGCGGCGCCGACGTGGCCATCGTCACGAAGGTCCACCCGATCCGCAGCCACTCGAGCGCCGCGCAAGGCGGCATCAACGCCGCGATCGGCGAGCTCGATAGTTGGGAGTCGCACGCCTTCGACACGATCAAGGGCAGCGATTACCTCGCCGACCAAGACGCGGTCGAGGTGATGTGCCGCGAGGCCCCGAGCGACATCATCGAGTTCGAGCACATGGGCGTGATCTTCTATCGCGGCCCCGACGGCAAGCTCGGCACGCGCGCGTTCGGCGGCGCCTCGCAGGCCCGCACCTATTTCGTCGGCGATATCACCGGTCAGGCGCTGCTCGTCACGCTCTACGATCAAATTCTCAAGGCCGGCGTCAAGGTCTACGAAGAGTGGTTCGCCACGAAACTCTTCATGGAAGGCGGCGCGTGTCGCGGCCTCGTGGCGCTCGAGATGATCACCGGCGAGCTGCACCTGCTGCGCTCGAAGGCGGTCGTCGTGGCGAGCGGCGGACTCGGCCGGCTCTACGAGCCGAGCACGAACGCGCTGATCTGCACCGGCGACGGCTACTCGCTGGCCTATCGCACGGGCGCGCCGCTCATGGATATGGCGATGGTCCAATACCATCCGACGACGCTCGCCGGCAGCGGTTTCCTCATGACCGAAGCGGCCCGCGGCGAGGGCGCGTATCTGCTCAACTCCGAGGGCGAGCGCTTCATGAAGCGTTACGCACCGAACAAGATGGAACTCGCCGCGCGCGACGTCACCTCGCGCGCCGAGGCGACGGAGATCGCGGAAGGCCGCGGCATCGACGGCAACGTGCTGCTCGACCTGCGCCATCTCGGCCCCGAGGTCATTCTCAAGAAGCTTCCGCAGATTCACGAGATGGCGCTCGACTATCTCGGCATCGACATGATCAAAGAGCCGGTGCCCGTGCGCCCCGGCATGCATTATCAGATGGGCGGCATCAAGACCGACGTCGAGGGCGCGACGGTCATCGCCGGGCTCTACGCCGCCGGCGAAGTCGCGTGCGTCAGCGTCCACGGCGGGAATCGCCTCGGCGCGAACTCGCTGCTCGACACGATCATCTTCGGGCGCCGCTCGGGACGCGCGTCGGCCGGCTACGCGAAGGGCACGCCGGCGAGCGCCGGCGGCGAGGATCTCTTGCGCGCCGAGCAGCAGCGCCTCGAAGCGCTGCTCGCGCGGCCGTATACCGGCGAGACCTGTGCCGGATTGCGGCTCGAGCTCGCCGTGATGATGGATAAGAAGGTCGGGCTCTATCGCAGCGATGCCGGCTTGCACGAAGCGCTCGACGAGATCCTGAAGATGCGCAAGCGCTACGACAACGTCGCCGTCGGCGACAAGGGTCGCGTCTTCAACCAGGCGCTGACGTTCGTTCTCGAGCTCGGCTTCCTGTTCGACTGCGGCGAGGCCATCATTCGCGACGCGCTCGTCCGCAAGGAGAGCCGCGGCGCGCACACCCACGTGGATTATCCCGAGCGCAACGACGCCGATTGGCTGAAGCACACGCTGCTCACGCTCAAGGCCGAGGGGCAGGAACCGGAGATCTCGCACGTCCCCGTAACGATCACTCGCTGGAAACCCGAGGTGCGCAGCTACTGA
- the ssb gene encoding single-stranded DNA-binding protein, with translation MAASFNKVILVGNLTRDPEIRYVTSGSAVTKFRIAVNPNKRDAKPEDTMYVDIVAWERLAETCNTYLKKGSPVLVEGRLAIRSYDDAKLRDESGQPIRRQATEVVISGMQMLSSRRDDGDGPDRGFNGGRSGAHSPAPSGGDRLPDELEDEIPF, from the coding sequence ATGGCAGCTTCGTTCAACAAGGTGATTCTCGTCGGCAACCTCACGCGCGATCCGGAGATCCGTTACGTGACGTCCGGCTCCGCCGTGACCAAGTTCCGCATCGCCGTCAATCCCAACAAGCGCGACGCGAAACCGGAGGACACGATGTACGTGGACATCGTCGCTTGGGAACGGTTGGCCGAGACCTGCAACACCTACCTTAAGAAGGGCAGCCCCGTGCTCGTCGAGGGGCGCCTTGCGATCCGCTCGTACGACGACGCCAAGCTGCGCGACGAGAGCGGCCAACCGATTCGCCGCCAGGCGACCGAGGTCGTGATCTCCGGCATGCAGATGCTCTCCTCGCGCCGCGACGACGGCGACGGGCCGGATCGCGGCTTCAACGGCGGCCGCAGCGGCGCTCACTCACCCGCACCATCCGGCGGCGATCGTCTCCCCGACGAACTCGAGGACGAGATACCCTTCTAG
- a CDS encoding adenine phosphoribosyltransferase, which produces MEIDALIRAIPDFPIPGILFRDITPLLKDKHGFRAAVDLFVERFIARGIDHVVGIEARGYILGAPIAYAIGAGFIPVRKPGKLPYDTLTEEYALEYGTNSLEIHSDAISKGERVLVVDDLLATGGTAAATGRLLARLGANVDAYAFLVELKALDGRKQLGDAEIVSIVTY; this is translated from the coding sequence GTGGAAATCGACGCTTTAATACGGGCGATCCCGGATTTTCCGATTCCCGGGATTCTCTTTCGCGACATCACCCCGCTGCTGAAGGACAAGCACGGCTTCCGCGCCGCGGTCGACCTCTTCGTCGAACGCTTCATCGCGCGCGGCATAGATCACGTCGTCGGCATCGAGGCCCGCGGTTACATTCTCGGCGCGCCGATCGCCTATGCAATCGGCGCCGGCTTCATTCCGGTGCGCAAGCCGGGCAAGTTGCCGTACGACACGTTGACCGAAGAGTACGCGCTCGAGTACGGCACGAACTCGCTCGAGATTCATTCCGATGCGATCTCGAAGGGCGAGCGCGTCCTGGTCGTGGACGATCTCCTCGCGACCGGCGGCACCGCCGCCGCGACGGGCCGGCTGCTCGCGCGTCTCGGCGCGAACGTCGACGCGTATGCGTTTCTCGTCGAACTCAAGGCGCTCGACGGCCGCAAGCAGCTCGGCGACGCCGAAATCGTCTCGATCGTGACCTACTGA
- a CDS encoding bifunctional (p)ppGpp synthetase/guanosine-3',5'-bis(diphosphate) 3'-pyrophosphohydrolase yields MTIAELIERVRHYDPTADPGWLTRVYEVADAAHAGQRRASGESYIEHPLAVAGILAELEMDPQTIAAALLHDVVEDTSVTSEQVGEQFGEDVARLVDGVTKLTRIPYQSKEDAQVENLRKMFLAMAKDIRVIIIKLADRLHNMRTLASLPEPKRQAIARETLDIYAPIAHRLGIWKIKWEIEDECLRYLEPSSFGEIVERVAKTRREREADVDKAIGRLRDEFEEMKINAEIQGRPKHFYSIYSKISKGRDFSTIYDLTAIRIIVDSVKDCYAALGAVHAMWTPLPGRFKDYIAMPKPNMYQSLHTTVVGPSGDPLEIQIRTWEMHRTSEYGIAAHWRYKEGGKADQFENKLSWLRALLEWQKDMRDSRVFMENLKLDLFDSQVFVFSPRGDVYSMPAGGTPLDFAYQVHTDVGNHCVGAKTNGRIVPLDYQMQNGDICEILVNKSSGRPSLDWLSIVKTSSAKHKIKQWFRKERREENVLAGQESLEQELARAGLRTDLARGALIERIATRLNYATPADLYAAIGFGDASAQSVVNRLRDEVKHDNVVDFTRIERKPAARRGVRRSSGVRIAGVDDVLVRLSKCCSPVPGDPIIGYVTIGRGVSVHRADCPNVAYMNATPERILQAQWLESAGLTHGVDVEVEADDRSQLLQDIMAVFAELKTQVSSVNARVRRDGVAVASLTVQIRDLDHLHKLLTKIETLKNVRRVYRVTKRERTAL; encoded by the coding sequence ATGACCATCGCCGAGCTCATCGAACGCGTTCGCCACTACGACCCCACCGCCGACCCGGGGTGGCTGACGCGCGTCTACGAGGTTGCCGACGCCGCCCACGCGGGCCAGCGGCGCGCCTCGGGCGAGTCGTACATCGAGCACCCCTTGGCCGTCGCCGGGATCCTCGCCGAGCTCGAGATGGACCCCCAGACGATCGCCGCCGCGTTGCTCCACGACGTCGTGGAAGACACGTCGGTTACGAGCGAGCAGGTCGGCGAGCAGTTCGGGGAAGACGTGGCGCGCCTCGTCGACGGCGTCACGAAGCTGACGCGCATCCCGTATCAATCGAAGGAAGACGCGCAGGTCGAAAACCTCCGCAAGATGTTCCTCGCGATGGCGAAAGACATACGCGTCATCATCATCAAGCTCGCCGACCGCCTGCACAACATGCGCACGCTCGCGAGCCTCCCCGAGCCGAAGCGCCAGGCGATCGCGCGCGAGACGCTCGACATCTACGCGCCGATCGCCCACCGCCTGGGGATCTGGAAGATCAAGTGGGAGATCGAGGACGAGTGCCTGCGCTATCTCGAGCCGTCGTCGTTCGGCGAGATCGTCGAGCGCGTCGCCAAGACGCGCCGCGAGCGCGAAGCCGACGTGGACAAAGCGATCGGGCGGCTGCGCGACGAGTTCGAGGAGATGAAGATCAACGCCGAGATCCAGGGGCGGCCGAAGCACTTCTACTCGATCTACTCCAAGATCAGCAAAGGGCGCGACTTCTCGACGATCTACGATCTCACGGCGATTCGCATCATCGTCGACAGCGTCAAGGATTGTTACGCGGCGCTCGGTGCCGTTCACGCGATGTGGACGCCGCTGCCCGGACGCTTCAAAGACTACATCGCGATGCCGAAGCCGAACATGTATCAATCGCTCCATACGACCGTCGTCGGGCCGAGCGGCGATCCGCTGGAGATTCAGATCCGCACCTGGGAGATGCACCGCACGAGCGAGTACGGAATCGCGGCGCATTGGCGCTACAAAGAGGGCGGCAAGGCCGACCAGTTCGAGAACAAGCTCTCCTGGCTGCGGGCGCTCCTCGAGTGGCAGAAGGACATGCGCGATTCGCGCGTCTTCATGGAGAACCTCAAACTCGATCTCTTCGATTCGCAGGTCTTCGTCTTTTCGCCGCGCGGCGACGTCTACTCGATGCCCGCCGGCGGCACGCCGCTCGATTTCGCCTATCAGGTGCACACCGACGTCGGCAACCACTGCGTCGGCGCGAAGACGAACGGGCGCATCGTGCCGCTCGACTACCAGATGCAGAACGGCGACATCTGCGAGATCCTCGTCAATAAGTCGAGCGGCCGGCCGTCGCTGGACTGGCTCTCGATCGTCAAGACGTCGAGCGCGAAGCACAAGATCAAGCAGTGGTTCCGCAAGGAACGACGCGAGGAGAACGTCCTCGCCGGGCAAGAGTCGCTCGAGCAAGAGCTGGCGCGCGCGGGTCTGCGAACGGATCTCGCCCGCGGCGCGTTGATCGAGCGCATCGCGACGCGGCTCAACTACGCGACGCCGGCCGACCTCTACGCCGCGATCGGTTTCGGCGACGCCTCCGCGCAGAGCGTCGTCAACCGTCTGCGCGACGAGGTCAAGCACGATAACGTCGTCGATTTCACGCGGATCGAGCGCAAGCCCGCCGCGCGGCGCGGCGTGCGCCGCTCGAGCGGCGTGCGAATCGCGGGCGTCGACGACGTCTTAGTGAGGCTCTCGAAGTGTTGCTCGCCGGTCCCCGGCGATCCGATCATCGGCTACGTCACGATCGGCCGCGGCGTCAGCGTCCACCGCGCCGACTGCCCCAACGTCGCTTACATGAACGCCACGCCGGAACGGATTCTGCAGGCGCAATGGCTCGAATCGGCCGGATTGACCCACGGCGTCGACGTCGAGGTCGAGGCCGACGACCGCTCGCAACTCCTCCAAGACATCATGGCCGTCTTCGCCGAGTTGAAGACGCAGGTCAGTTCGGTGAACGCGCGCGTCCGCCGCGACGGCGTCGCCGTCGCCAGCCTCACGGTGCAGATTCGCGATCTCGACCACCTTCACAAGCTGCTGACGAAGATCGAGACGCTGAAGAACGTCCGTCGCGTCTATCGCGTAACCAAGCGCGAGCGCACCGCGCTCTAA
- a CDS encoding succinate dehydrogenase/fumarate reductase iron-sulfur subunit: MRFTIEVGRYNTEGRYDAGAVAGQPFPAPWSASPVRRYQTYTVELPEHAVVLDALIAIREYQDQSLAVRCACRSAICGSCAMWINGHANLACKSKLSAFTKDGKTRVESPPSMPIIRDLVCDMKPFWEKHLAVRPWLENKEPVPPPDKEYVVPNVSMEELIQEVSCISCSACLMDCESFAVNPEFLGPQALAQAYRYVGDPRDAETQERLGELSKPGGIWDCTHCFECVSQCPKGVAPLEQILKLRKLAVDAGYTHNPGTRHADAFAESVKHSGRLNELTLMPKSVGFFNIKGQLKTIPSAFNLIRAGKFPPLIHKTIPGISRIRAIFERVGGRFK; the protein is encoded by the coding sequence ATGCGATTTACGATCGAAGTCGGGCGCTACAACACCGAGGGACGCTACGACGCGGGCGCCGTCGCCGGGCAGCCGTTTCCGGCGCCGTGGAGCGCCTCGCCGGTCCGGCGCTACCAGACCTATACGGTCGAGCTGCCCGAGCACGCGGTCGTACTCGACGCGCTGATCGCGATTCGCGAGTATCAAGATCAGTCGCTCGCCGTTCGCTGCGCCTGCCGCAGCGCGATCTGCGGGTCGTGCGCGATGTGGATCAACGGACACGCGAATCTCGCCTGCAAGAGCAAGCTCTCCGCGTTTACGAAGGACGGCAAGACGCGCGTCGAGTCGCCTCCCTCGATGCCGATCATTCGCGATCTCGTCTGCGACATGAAACCCTTCTGGGAGAAGCATCTCGCGGTGCGGCCGTGGCTCGAGAACAAAGAGCCGGTGCCGCCGCCCGACAAAGAGTACGTCGTCCCCAACGTCTCGATGGAAGAGTTGATCCAGGAAGTCAGCTGCATTAGCTGCAGCGCCTGTCTCATGGATTGCGAGTCGTTCGCGGTCAACCCGGAGTTTCTCGGGCCGCAGGCGCTCGCGCAGGCGTATCGTTACGTCGGCGATCCGCGCGACGCCGAGACGCAAGAGCGGCTCGGCGAGTTGAGCAAGCCGGGCGGCATCTGGGATTGCACGCACTGCTTCGAGTGCGTCTCGCAGTGCCCGAAGGGCGTCGCGCCGCTCGAGCAGATCCTCAAGCTGCGCAAGCTGGCCGTCGACGCGGGCTACACGCACAATCCGGGCACGCGCCACGCCGACGCCTTCGCGGAGTCGGTGAAGCACAGCGGCCGCCTCAACGAGCTGACGCTGATGCCGAAATCCGTCGGTTTCTTCAACATCAAGGGTCAACTGAAGACGATTCCCAGCGCGTTCAACCTGATTCGCGCCGGAAAGTTCCCCCCGCTCATCCACAAAACGATCCCCGGCATCAGCCGCATCCGGGCGATTTTCGAACGTGTCGGAGGACGGTTTAAGTGA